One window of the Triticum dicoccoides isolate Atlit2015 ecotype Zavitan chromosome 3B, WEW_v2.0, whole genome shotgun sequence genome contains the following:
- the LOC119277374 gene encoding zinc finger protein VAR3, chloroplastic-like produces the protein MGSASKLLSSLLLTSSPLRLRPSAAAFALILSSRTAASRQQHLPSSPSPLRTLSTSGAAAASPLPYSSSSSSASSTPPLHAPFPEWSRLVDRLAAAGYAARAPSPADELAVASGSGLSAEAESAVSSCLAFARDRPDLLRSLPTKDVEVVVSNVAPALFKGGEESAQRLQQYLAGEEDNAIQSVRAVTVDIVRYLLSYTYSSSNNYLEDKELTDSAVRNILAELVNSSGLPHTSSFVESTVESQPERFSRHPGQNVEMKRGDWICTRCSFMNFARNARCLECNEHRPKKMLTGREWECPQCEFYNYGRNMSCLRCACKRPATTASAGAGLGGVAELLNVTNAGRSEIERKLAQSDEKAERWLSKVSQLDDSADLSSLAADEDFPEIMPMRKGVNKFVVSTRKTPLERRLASAQYSSNNSPQATASDSKISQTLDRILGRSASTSAPNNQSDNGGVTAETPRKLTGHLGDIDPVPFVPLSADLFTKPQNAKTNEQADRDSQINKETGSSAPDITQASTERRDVDKSLDTAEKWSKKVAELDSVNDLSSAISDEDFPDIMPMRKGENRFVISKKKDRLLTSPQYQRRSVLEQADNSDFVPFVPFPPDYFAKKDAPAESTPDTGIVSESSPSTDKLPETNASSRHSGNSQNTSQVIGPQGSSIMNNENSNRNYSQQSSSPGGYTRGGSSSQQYQQQPYGVGDRSAGTPNSGAWNPNYSQGTSTDVRGGSSNYQHQQQPHEVGDRSRGTSNTGALNTNYSPGRFNDGRGGASNYQHQQQPHEAGGRSSGTSNTGAWNTNYSQSQGSFNDGRGGSNNYQHKQQPREVDDRSSGTSNTGSWNTNYSQSQGSFNDGRGGSNNYQHQQQPREVGDRSSGTSNTGSWNTNYSQSQGRFSDGRGGSSSYQYQTQPHQAGGQSSGSSNTLNTNYSQGSFNEGRDTSTYNQGSYSAQPSYSPGYSNHSNSNSWSSNNNQNWSGSHPDSRVSTTGIDSTNPNQGTGYSSYGGGGYTGKSLEGSAVKDPDPLDMSEEAKAERWFRRAAQIKDISELANIPDEDFPEIMPMRKGVNRFVVSKRKTPLERRLTSPQYRRNLPIVSSEPDKDGS, from the exons ATGGGCAGCGCCTCCAAGCTGCTATCCTCCCTCTTGCTCACCTCCTCCCCGCTCCGTCTCCggccctccgccgccgccttcgcgCTCATCCTCTCCTCGCGCACCGCGGCATCCCGCCAACAACACCTgccctcctccccctctcccctccgcACGCTCTCCACctcgggcgccgccgccgcctcacccctTCCCTacagctccagctccagctccgCCTCGTCAACCCCACCGCTCCACGCCCCTTTCCCGGAATGGTCCCGCCTGGTCGACCGCCTCGCGGCCGCCGGCTACGCCGCCCGCGCCCCCTCCCCCGCCGATGAGCTCGCCGTCGCCTCCGGCAGCGGCCTGTCGGCCGAGGCGGAGTCCGCTGTGTCCTCCTGCCTGGCCTTCGCGCGCGACCGGCCCGACCTTCTCAG GTCGCTCCCAACGAAGGACGTCGAGGTTGTGGTGTCTAACGTTGCACCGGCCCTGTTCAAGGGAGGTGAGGAATCTGCGCAGCGGCTGCAGCAATACCTCGCGGGTGAAGAGGACAAT GCAATTCAATCAGTCAGAGCGGTAACTGTGGACATTGTTCGGTACTTGCTAAGTTACACATACAGTTCGTCAAACAACTATTTAGAAGACAAAGAACTCACTGATTCAGCTGTTAGAAATATCTTGGCTGAGCTAGTTAATTCTAGTGGACTTCCCCACACCTCCAGTTTTGTGGAGTCAACAGTTGAGAGTCAACCTGAGCGATTCTCTAGGCATCcagggcaaaatgttgagatgaaaCGTGGTGACTGGATTTGCACAAG ATGTAGCTTTATGAACTTTGCAAGAAATGCGAGGTGCCTTGAGTGCAATGAGCATCGGCCAAAGAAGATGTTGACTGGCAGAGAGTGGGAATGCCCTCA GTGTGAATTCTATAATTATGGGAGGAACATGTCATGCTTAAGATGTGCTTGCAAAAGACCAGCGACAACTGCATCTGCTGGTGCTGGTTTAGGCGGTGTAGCAGAGCTTCTTAATGTAACTAATGCTGGTAGATCTGAAATTGAGAGAAAACTCGCTCAAAGTGATGAGAAGGCAGAAAGGTGGTTGAGCAAAGTATCTCAACTTGACGATTCTGCTGATTTAAGTAGTCTGGCAGCTGATGAGGATTTTCCTGAGATTATGCCTATGAGGAAGGGAGTCAATAAATTTGTAGTTAGCACACGCAAGACACCATTGGAGAGAAGATTGGCAAGTGCACAGTACAGCAGTAACAATAGCCCTCAAGCAACAGCATCCGACTCCAAGATTAGTCAAACTTTAGACAGGATACTTGGGCGTTCGGCATCTACTTCTGCCCCAAACAATCAGTCTGATAATGGGGGTGTAACTGCTGAGACTCCCAGGAAATTAACAGGCCATCTTGGTGATATCGACCCCGTTCCTTTTGTGCCATTATCTGCTGATCTGTTTACCAAGCCACAGAATGCAAAGACTAATGAACAGGCAGATAGGGACAGTCAAATAAATAAGGAAACTGGTAGTTCCGCACCCGATATCACACAGGCATCAACTGAGAGGAGAGATGTCGATAAGTCATTAGATACTGCTGAGAAATGGTCCAAGAAAGTCGCAGAACTCGATAGTGTAAATGACCTTTCAAGTGCTATTTCTGATGAAGACTTTCCTGATATTATGCCAATGAGGAAGGGTGAGAATCGGTTTGTTATTAGTAAGAAAAAAGACCGCTTGCTGACATCACCACAGTACCAGAGGCGCAGTGTGCTTGAGCAGGCTGACAATTCTGATTTCGTCCCGTTTGTTCCATTTCCTCCTGATTATTTTGCCAAGAAAGATGCGCCAGCAGAGAGTACTCCAGATACAGGAATAGTGTCAGAAAGTTCTCCATCAACTGATAAGCTGCCAGAAACAAATGCTTCATCAAGACATTCGGGAAATAGCCAAAACACCTCGCAGGTGATTGGCCCTCAgggaagtagcatcatgaataatgaGAACTCGAATAGGAATTACTCTCAGCAGAGCTCGAGTCCAGGTGGTTATACACGTGGTGGAAGCAGCAGCCAGCAGTATCAACAACAACCTTATGGGGTGGGTGATAGATCTGCTGGTACACCAAATTCAGGCGCCTGGAATCCAAACTACTCCCAGGGGACGTCTACTGATGTCAGAGGAGGATCTAGCAACTATCAGCATCAACAGCAACCCCATGAGGTCGGTGATCGATCTCGGGGAACTTCAAATACTGGTGCTTTGAACACAAACTACTCCCCCGGGAGGTTTAATGATGGCAGAGGTGGAGCTAGCAACTATCAGCATCAACAGCAACCTCATGAGGCGGGTGGTCGATCTAGTGGAACTTCAAATACTGGCGCTTGGAACACAAACTACTcccagtcccaggggagttttaaTGATGGCAGAGGTGGATCTAACAACTATCAGCATAAACAGCAACCTCGTGAGGTGGACGATCGATCTAGTGGAACTTCAAATACTGGTTCTTGGAACACAAACTACTcccagtcccaggggagttttaaTGATGGCAGAGGTGGATCTAACAACTATCAGCATCAACAGCAACCTCGTGAGGTGGGCGATCGATCTAGTGGAACTTCAAATACTGGTTCTTGGAACACAAACTACTCCCAGTCCCAGGGGAGGTTTAGTGATGGCAGAGGTGGATCTAGCAGCTATCAGTATCAGACACAACCTCATCAGGCAGGTGGTCAATCCAGTGGCTCTTCGAACACTCTGAACACAAACTACTCTCAGGGGAGCTTCAACGAGGGTCGAGATACATCTACTTACAATCAGGGAAGCTATTCTGCACAACCATCTTATTCGCCCGGCTATAGTAATCACAGCAACAGCAATTCTTGGAGCAGCAACAACAACCAAAATTGGAGTGGTTCACATCCTGATAGTAGGGTTTCTACTACTGGCATTGATTCCACTAACCCTAATCAAGGAACAGGCTACTCAAGCTACGGAGGTGGAGGTTATACTGGAAAGAGCTTAGAAGGCTCTGCTGTGAAGGACCCCGATCCCCTGGACATGTCCGAGGAAGCCAAGGCTGAGAGATGGTTCAGGAGGGCAGCGCAGATAAAGGACATCTCCGAGCTTGCCAACATTCCCGACGAGGACTTCCCCGAGATAATGCCAATGAGGAAGGGGGTGAACAGATTCGTGGTGAGCAAGAGGAAGACGCCATTGGAGAGGAGATTGACTTCTCCTCAGTACAGAAGGAACCTACCGATCGTAAGCTCCGAGCCTGACAAAGATGGTAGCTGA
- the LOC119277375 gene encoding 60S ribosomal protein L24, translating to MVLKTELCRFSGQKIYPGKGIRFIRSDSQVFLFANSKCKRYFHNRLKPAKLCWTAMYRKQHKKDIHAEAAKKRRRTTKKPYSRSIVGATLEVIQKKRAEKPEVRDAAREAALREIKERIKKTKDEKKAKKAEVTKSQKSQGGKGAVQKGSKGPKIGGGGGKR from the exons ATGGTTCTGAA GACCGAGCTCTGCCGTTTTAGCGGCCAGAAGATTTACCCTGGGAAGGGTATCAGGTTCATTCGTTCGGATTCGCAG gtTTTCCTCTTTGCCAACTCAAAATGCAAGCGCTACTTCCACAACCGCCTGAAGCCTGCAAAGCTTTGCTGGACAGCAATGTACAGGAAGCAGCACAAGAAG GACATCCATGCTGAGGCTGCCAAGAAGAGGCGCCGCACCACCAAGAAGCCGTACTCACGGTCGATTGTTGGTGCCACTCTGGAAGTTATCCAGAAGaagagggctgagaagcctgaagtCCGTGATGCTGCCCGAGAAGCTGCTCTCCG TGagatcaaggagcgcatcaagaagaccaaggatgagaagaaggccaagaaggcagAGGTGACCAAGTCCCAGAAGTCACAGGGGGGCAAGGGCGCCGTGCAGAAGGGTTCCAAGGGCCCAAAGATTGGCGGTGGCGGCGGGAAGCGTTGA